The Lachnospiraceae bacterium oral taxon 500 genome window below encodes:
- a CDS encoding pilus assembly protein CpaF: MMEALWPGLAAAAAAGLFQGVFQYEKRKLLRQNQKRAEEISFDRLFALVKEELYEETKKYLDYKEQSEEYERAKSRCSHLKLALKQCGYGYRSDKTYVIEMIKDIILRLLPSRDAVYAIVPYQDAEALSLEDMFDILLYHYEQEHQEKGLEVLIEKYRLDRPKNVIENGETPSYIITVEEIRAIYAAENIELSHEEECILLAHKIYRYYKGFGVVDRLRDMAIDGVSGGVSGKINEEVGNEFKQKLENYFWQERDDVLKEQTYRNYDSVWIFFRGKPIHLAFLSFQSEKELRRVCQNIYRYNKAGQLSENIGYKVNDMRDGSRVVVVRPPFSESWAFFVRKFHIKKLEIDQLFAGPGAELLAAWLRYLVKGGRIMAITGSQGSGKTTLLMALIKHIYGTLTLRIQEMAFELHLRKVYPMRNILTFRETEFVSGQAGLDLQKKTDGAVNILGEVATDEVAALMLQTAQVASLFTLFTHHAKTTADLVLSLRNSLLKCNIFRDEVVAEEQVTEVIQFDIHLGKDYAGNRYVERITEIIPQETGYRLQDMMVYHNGGYELKNLPTSKNLEAMSRAMTAEDQEEFALFTEGCRRMIKNGEFTD, from the coding sequence ATGATGGAGGCTTTATGGCCGGGACTGGCGGCAGCGGCCGCAGCGGGGCTGTTTCAGGGGGTTTTTCAGTATGAAAAAAGAAAGCTTCTGCGCCAAAATCAAAAAAGAGCGGAAGAAATCAGCTTTGACCGCCTGTTTGCTTTGGTGAAGGAAGAATTATACGAGGAAACTAAAAAATATTTGGACTATAAGGAGCAAAGCGAAGAGTACGAACGAGCCAAGAGCCGGTGCAGCCATTTAAAACTCGCACTGAAGCAGTGCGGTTACGGCTATCGAAGCGATAAGACCTATGTGATTGAAATGATTAAGGACATTATTCTGCGCCTGCTGCCGAGCCGGGATGCGGTTTATGCCATTGTGCCTTATCAGGATGCGGAAGCCTTATCGCTGGAGGATATGTTTGATATTTTGCTGTATCACTATGAGCAGGAACATCAGGAGAAAGGACTGGAGGTGCTGATTGAAAAATATCGGTTAGACCGGCCGAAAAATGTGATTGAAAACGGAGAAACACCGTCCTATATTATCACCGTCGAAGAAATCCGAGCAATTTACGCCGCCGAAAACATCGAGCTGAGTCATGAGGAAGAGTGTATTTTGCTGGCGCATAAGATTTACCGCTATTATAAAGGCTTCGGTGTGGTTGACCGGCTGCGCGATATGGCGATTGACGGCGTATCCGGCGGGGTGTCCGGCAAAATCAATGAAGAGGTCGGCAATGAGTTCAAGCAGAAGCTGGAAAATTATTTTTGGCAGGAAAGGGATGATGTGCTAAAGGAACAGACCTACCGCAACTATGACAGCGTTTGGATTTTCTTCCGGGGCAAGCCCATTCATCTGGCGTTTTTGAGTTTTCAGTCGGAAAAAGAGCTGCGCCGGGTCTGCCAAAACATTTATCGCTATAACAAGGCCGGGCAGCTGTCGGAAAATATCGGCTACAAGGTCAATGATATGCGCGACGGCTCGCGGGTGGTAGTGGTGCGGCCGCCGTTTTCCGAGAGCTGGGCATTTTTCGTCCGTAAGTTTCATATTAAAAAATTGGAGATCGATCAGCTTTTTGCCGGACCGGGAGCAGAACTCTTGGCGGCTTGGCTTCGCTATTTGGTTAAGGGTGGCCGGATTATGGCGATTACCGGCTCGCAGGGAAGCGGTAAGACAACGCTTTTGATGGCGCTGATCAAGCATATTTACGGCACGCTGACGCTGCGGATTCAGGAAATGGCCTTTGAGCTGCATCTGCGCAAAGTCTATCCGATGCGCAATATTTTAACCTTTCGGGAAACCGAGTTTGTGTCCGGTCAGGCCGGTCTTGATTTGCAGAAAAAAACCGACGGCGCGGTCAATATTTTAGGCGAGGTCGCAACCGACGAGGTGGCGGCGCTGATGCTGCAAACCGCACAGGTGGCTTCTCTATTCACTTTGTTTACCCATCATGCCAAAACTACGGCCGATTTAGTGCTGTCGCTTCGCAATTCGCTTTTAAAGTGCAATATTTTTCGGGATGAGGTCGTGGCCGAGGAGCAAGTCACCGAAGTTATTCAATTTGATATTCATTTGGGCAAGGACTATGCCGGCAACCGCTATGTGGAAAGAATTACCGAGATTATCCCGCAAGAGACGGGCTACCGGCTGCAGGATATGATGGTCTATCATAATGGCGGCTATGAACTTAAAAACTTGCCCACTTCCAAAAACCTGGAAGCCATGAGCCGCGCAATGACGGCAGAAGATCAGGAGGAGTTTGCTTTATTTACGGAAGGGTGCCGGAGGATGATAAAAAATGGAGAATTTACAGATTAG
- a CDS encoding ABC transporter, producing the protein MPILKVSGVQVNYGKTVALTNADLAVEPCEFIGIIGPNGGGKTTLIKAILGIIRPVQGTIELDPGQTLGYVPQLTTFDRKFPITVMEVILLGHLPKRITWGHRFTKHEKEHAKFVMKRLGILELKNRQIGELSGGQMQRVLVARALMNHPTILVLDEPTAGVDEVSKKEIYQLLTELNKNITILMITHDQLDAAAFISRFVYVDKTIKAMPAAMWQALAAGEREENDRSHF; encoded by the coding sequence ATGCCGATTTTAAAAGTCAGCGGAGTACAAGTAAATTATGGTAAGACAGTGGCCTTAACCAATGCCGACTTAGCGGTCGAGCCCTGTGAATTTATCGGCATTATCGGTCCCAATGGCGGCGGAAAGACGACACTGATTAAAGCGATTTTGGGTATTATTCGGCCGGTGCAGGGGACGATTGAGCTGGATCCGGGGCAGACACTGGGCTATGTGCCGCAGCTGACGACCTTTGACCGGAAGTTTCCGATTACGGTGATGGAAGTTATCCTGCTCGGGCATTTGCCGAAGCGGATTACCTGGGGGCATCGCTTTACCAAACATGAAAAGGAACATGCCAAATTTGTGATGAAGCGACTGGGCATCCTGGAGTTGAAAAACCGGCAAATCGGCGAGCTGTCCGGTGGGCAGATGCAAAGAGTGCTGGTCGCCAGAGCGCTGATGAACCATCCGACGATTCTGGTGCTGGACGAGCCGACGGCCGGGGTTGATGAAGTGTCAAAAAAAGAAATTTATCAGCTTTTGACGGAGCTGAATAAAAATATCACCATCTTAATGATTACCCATGACCAGCTCGACGCGGCGGCTTTTATTTCCCGCTTCGTGTATGTTGACAAAACGATTAAGGCGATGCCGGCGGCGATGTGGCAGGCCCTTGCGGCCGGGGAAAGGGAAGAAAATGATAGAAGCCATTTTTAA
- a CDS encoding LacI family transcriptional regulator, which yields MAEKRVTLKDIARASGYSLVSVHRAINRKDGISGEVRQKILKAAKDLGYTTNYVASSLKRRQVNLAVVLPESEGSGKYYFRYIWKGCEAAAEAVFGYNINTIRRTFSSRRNRSSQEQIAILEELYEQWGDRLDGILTTPDSNNTQIQCLLSRFSGRGVSVVLIDNDFKDCGRLCCIAPNDAYTGRLAAELVDLVLNGQTGTVLVAAGDERSSSHKMNAAGFEEYFQNTNRGIRIKYVQDADDPEQNRQRLLKSLQTDQTIVAAYSVRAGNTLPLCQAISACPHGQTIFAVGSDLFPESAQMLRRGVLKAIIYKNPYEKGYLGYFTLFEHLIKGQAPKSDAIRVNISIILRNNLRFFEEYI from the coding sequence ATGGCAGAAAAACGAGTTACCTTAAAAGATATTGCCCGTGCCAGCGGTTATTCCCTGGTATCGGTGCACCGCGCGATTAATCGGAAGGATGGAATCAGCGGCGAAGTCAGGCAAAAAATTTTAAAGGCTGCCAAGGATCTGGGTTATACCACCAATTATGTAGCCTCGTCCTTAAAACGCCGGCAGGTCAATCTGGCTGTGGTTTTGCCGGAAAGTGAGGGCAGCGGCAAATACTACTTCCGCTATATTTGGAAAGGCTGTGAAGCAGCAGCCGAAGCGGTTTTCGGTTATAATATCAACACCATTCGCCGGACGTTCAGTTCGCGTCGAAACCGGAGCAGCCAGGAGCAAATCGCTATTCTGGAAGAACTGTATGAACAATGGGGCGACCGCCTGGACGGAATTTTAACCACGCCGGACAGCAATAATACTCAAATTCAGTGCCTTTTAAGCCGTTTCAGCGGGCGGGGAGTATCTGTCGTTTTAATTGACAATGATTTTAAAGACTGCGGCCGGCTGTGCTGCATTGCCCCCAATGATGCTTATACCGGCCGGCTGGCGGCGGAATTAGTTGATTTGGTGCTAAACGGCCAAACCGGAACGGTTCTGGTCGCGGCCGGCGACGAACGTTCCTCTTCCCACAAAATGAATGCCGCCGGTTTTGAGGAATACTTTCAGAACACCAACCGCGGTATTCGGATAAAATATGTACAAGATGCCGATGACCCGGAGCAAAACCGGCAGCGGCTCCTGAAGTCTCTGCAAACAGACCAAACTATCGTCGCCGCTTATTCGGTTCGGGCCGGAAATACTTTGCCGCTTTGCCAGGCAATCAGCGCTTGCCCGCATGGACAAACGATTTTCGCAGTCGGCAGCGACCTTTTCCCGGAAAGCGCACAAATGCTTCGACGGGGCGTTTTAAAAGCAATTATTTATAAAAATCCGTATGAAAAAGGGTACTTGGGATATTTTACCTTATTTGAGCATTTAATCAAAGGACAAGCGCCGAAAAGCGACGCCATTCGCGTTAATATTTCCATTATCCTGCGAAATAACCTGCGCTTTTTTGAAGAATATATTTAA
- a CDS encoding glucosamine-6-phosphate deaminase, with amino-acid sequence MNININIAPTPRELGERAAAAIAGLLRAAVDKQGQARIILSTGASQFDTLKALLELDVPWEKVEMFHLDEYVGLPESHIASFRKYLKERFVSKVQLKAAHFVSGEGDINANISRLTEELLKLPVDIGVIGIGENGHIAFNDPPADFDTDAAYKVVTLDERCRRQQVGEGWFERIEDVPQQAITMCVKQIMACRHIITAAPHAVKAEAIWNTITQPVSPEVPATILKMHPDWQLFIDDASAAKLTAGRA; translated from the coding sequence ATGAATATTAACATTAATATCGCACCCACTCCCCGCGAGCTGGGAGAGCGCGCCGCTGCTGCTATTGCCGGACTCCTGCGCGCCGCTGTGGACAAACAGGGACAGGCCCGGATTATTCTTTCCACCGGCGCTTCTCAGTTTGACACACTAAAGGCTTTACTGGAGCTTGACGTGCCCTGGGAAAAAGTTGAAATGTTTCATCTAGATGAATATGTCGGCCTGCCGGAAAGTCATATCGCCAGCTTCCGCAAATACCTAAAGGAGCGCTTTGTGAGTAAAGTTCAATTAAAAGCCGCTCACTTTGTCAGCGGCGAGGGCGACATCAACGCCAACATCTCCCGCTTGACCGAAGAACTTTTAAAACTGCCGGTTGACATCGGCGTAATCGGCATTGGCGAAAACGGCCATATTGCTTTTAATGACCCGCCGGCTGATTTTGATACGGATGCCGCTTATAAAGTGGTAACTTTAGACGAGCGCTGCCGTCGGCAGCAGGTAGGCGAAGGCTGGTTTGAGCGGATAGAAGACGTGCCGCAGCAGGCGATTACCATGTGCGTTAAGCAAATCATGGCCTGCCGCCACATTATTACCGCTGCGCCGCATGCTGTCAAAGCCGAAGCTATTTGGAACACCATCACCCAACCGGTCAGTCCCGAGGTTCCGGCCACGATTTTAAAAATGCATCCTGACTGGCAGCTGTTTATTGACGATGCTTCCGCCGCGAAATTAACCGCCGGAAGGGCTTAA
- a CDS encoding ATPase, with amino-acid sequence MPAIPISKQFNFPVSSANPIFFLGVDAGGSKTDALITDQAGTVLGSGRSGCGNHQLGAEAAARNIEAAVNQALHSAGLTKDAIAFAFFGLAGADRPADYSILRPLIAKLGFARWQIECDTMIALRAASRFPYGVVLICGTGINCAARSVSGTEIQIGGLGELYGDFGGGQSLANDGFRAVIRAWDGREAPTELTGIFLQTLNYPDVETMRDDFLDHNYQNVPLTVVPPLLRLAAEGDPAARAIACRQGKELALSAQTAIRRSNLQNEDFDVVLAGSVVVKGPDAYLRDIIAEEVTALAPLAKIVKLTAPPVIGAVLRAMDEAGTAVNPAVLESLKNVTL; translated from the coding sequence ATGCCCGCGATACCTATATCAAAACAATTTAATTTTCCAGTTTCTTCCGCAAACCCGATATTTTTCTTAGGTGTTGATGCCGGCGGCAGCAAGACTGACGCGCTGATTACTGATCAGGCCGGAACTGTCTTAGGCAGCGGCCGCTCCGGCTGCGGCAATCATCAGTTGGGCGCGGAAGCAGCTGCCCGCAATATTGAAGCCGCAGTCAATCAGGCTTTGCACTCAGCCGGTTTAACGAAGGATGCGATTGCTTTTGCCTTCTTTGGCCTGGCCGGTGCTGACCGGCCGGCGGATTACTCTATTTTACGGCCCCTCATTGCCAAGCTGGGGTTTGCCCGCTGGCAAATCGAATGCGACACCATGATTGCACTTCGAGCCGCCAGCCGTTTTCCCTACGGAGTGGTTCTGATCTGCGGCACGGGAATTAATTGTGCGGCTCGTTCCGTTTCCGGTACTGAAATCCAAATTGGCGGCCTGGGCGAGCTGTATGGCGACTTCGGTGGCGGGCAAAGCTTAGCCAACGACGGTTTTCGGGCAGTGATTCGGGCTTGGGATGGCCGGGAAGCCCCGACGGAACTGACCGGCATTTTTCTGCAAACTTTAAATTATCCGGATGTCGAAACGATGCGCGATGATTTTTTAGACCACAATTATCAAAACGTGCCGCTGACCGTCGTTCCTCCGCTTTTGCGGCTGGCGGCCGAAGGTGATCCGGCTGCTCGGGCGATTGCCTGCCGTCAGGGCAAGGAGCTGGCTTTGTCCGCTCAAACCGCCATCCGCCGCTCCAATCTGCAAAACGAGGATTTTGATGTGGTTTTAGCCGGCAGTGTTGTCGTCAAAGGGCCGGATGCCTATCTGCGGGATATTATTGCCGAGGAAGTGACGGCTTTGGCGCCTTTGGCCAAAATAGTCAAATTAACCGCACCGCCTGTTATCGGCGCAGTTTTACGGGCCATGGACGAAGCCGGCACCGCTGTTAATCCGGCAGTATTGGAAAGTTTAAAAAATGTAACCCTTTAA
- a CDS encoding 6-phospho-beta-glucosidase (catalyzes the fromation of N-acetyl-D-glucosamine and N-acetyl-D-glucosamine-6-phosphate from diacetylchitobiose-6-phosphate), with translation MPKKEHLKVVVIGGGSSYTPELIEGLILHAATLPVKELHLIDVEAGREKLEIITALTKRMLTKAGSDIRVFSSLDRRSALPDADFVLTQIRVGQMPARTLDEEIPLSFGVLGQETTGVGGMMCGLRTIPVLLDICRDMEELCPDAWLINFANPSGMVTEAILRHSKIKAIGLCNAPLGFKKAAAAMLNVDEAEVSPEFVGLNHLHWVGSVLHNGKECIDTLLDGRYQSYTAANVSGIGWENEFIQALRAIPSYYLRYYYMKEEMLNDMLREYAAGEIRSHKVKAIEERLFRMYADPELKEKPEELSFRGGAYYSEAAIRLLDAIYNDRREIHAVNVQNQGMLPFLDDAASIEINCIVGADGAVPVKPRCIPQGISGLIRTVKEYESLTIEAAVEGSRSKALLAMGIHPLIPTTSITPKLLDALLTANKAYLPNFQ, from the coding sequence ATGCCTAAAAAAGAACATTTAAAAGTTGTCGTTATCGGCGGCGGCTCTTCTTATACGCCTGAATTGATTGAAGGACTTATTCTTCATGCCGCTACTTTACCAGTCAAAGAATTGCATTTGATTGATGTTGAGGCCGGCCGCGAAAAATTAGAAATTATTACCGCTTTGACTAAACGGATGTTGACCAAAGCCGGCTCCGATATTCGCGTTTTTTCTTCCCTTGACAGACGCAGCGCCCTGCCTGATGCCGATTTTGTGCTGACTCAAATTCGGGTCGGCCAGATGCCGGCTCGAACCCTGGATGAAGAAATCCCGCTTTCTTTCGGCGTTCTGGGTCAGGAAACAACCGGTGTCGGCGGAATGATGTGCGGGCTGCGGACTATCCCGGTTCTGCTCGACATCTGCCGGGATATGGAGGAACTTTGCCCCGACGCCTGGCTGATCAATTTTGCAAATCCCTCCGGTATGGTAACCGAAGCCATTCTGCGGCACTCCAAGATCAAAGCCATCGGCCTGTGTAATGCTCCGCTTGGTTTCAAAAAAGCGGCAGCGGCCATGCTCAATGTCGATGAAGCCGAGGTTTCTCCTGAATTTGTCGGCTTAAATCATCTGCACTGGGTCGGCTCAGTTCTGCATAACGGCAAAGAGTGTATTGACACACTGTTAGACGGGCGCTATCAGTCCTACACCGCTGCCAACGTATCCGGCATCGGCTGGGAAAATGAGTTTATTCAGGCTCTGCGGGCAATCCCGTCTTATTATCTGCGGTATTATTATATGAAAGAAGAAATGCTGAATGATATGCTGCGCGAGTACGCCGCCGGCGAAATCCGTTCGCATAAAGTCAAAGCCATCGAGGAACGCCTTTTCCGTATGTACGCCGACCCTGAACTAAAAGAAAAACCGGAAGAACTTTCTTTCCGCGGCGGCGCCTACTATTCGGAAGCAGCCATCCGGCTTCTGGACGCAATTTACAATGACCGCCGGGAAATTCATGCCGTCAATGTACAAAATCAGGGCATGCTGCCCTTCCTGGATGACGCTGCCTCCATTGAGATCAACTGCATCGTCGGCGCAGACGGTGCCGTCCCGGTTAAGCCCAGATGCATTCCGCAAGGCATCAGCGGTTTAATTCGGACTGTCAAAGAATATGAAAGCCTGACTATTGAAGCCGCCGTTGAAGGCAGCCGGTCCAAAGCCCTGCTGGCGATGGGAATTCATCCTTTGATCCCAACGACTTCGATTACGCCCAAGCTGCTGGACGCTTTACTGACCGCCAATAAAGCTTATTTACCTAATTTTCAGTAA
- a CDS encoding ABC transporter permease — MKRRSVRTNLTGYLFISPWLISLLVFTLLPTLWSLYLSFTNYSLLSQPKFIGLENYINMFQNPTFWKSLKVTATYALLSVPLHIITALLAALALYRKKPGIGIYRTIFYVPSFIGGSVGVAVMWRMIFSDSGFINSFLVSMGLEKMKFFNSLSNALYTLVAIQTWVLGTAMLIFIAGLQQVPQELYESATIDGAGRVRKFFSITLPLISPMVLYNLILGIINAMQVFTSGFVITKGGPAKSTYFYVLYLYEEAFKYHNMGYASALAWILFLLIFVLTLIVLRVSKQMVYYETDQKRGA, encoded by the coding sequence ATGAAACGACGAAGTGTCCGGACAAACCTGACCGGCTATCTTTTTATTTCACCCTGGCTGATCAGTTTATTGGTATTTACCCTGCTGCCGACTTTATGGTCACTGTATTTATCCTTTACCAATTACAGTTTACTCTCACAGCCCAAGTTTATCGGTTTAGAAAATTATATTAATATGTTTCAAAATCCCACTTTTTGGAAATCTTTAAAGGTAACGGCTACCTATGCGCTTTTATCGGTTCCGCTGCACATTATTACCGCGCTTTTAGCGGCACTGGCGCTCTATCGAAAAAAACCGGGCATCGGTATTTACCGGACGATCTTTTATGTTCCGTCTTTTATCGGCGGATCGGTCGGCGTGGCTGTGATGTGGCGCATGATTTTCAGCGACAGCGGCTTTATTAATTCTTTTTTAGTCAGTATGGGTCTGGAAAAGATGAAGTTTTTTAACAGTCTTTCCAACGCGCTTTACACCTTGGTGGCAATTCAAACCTGGGTTCTGGGTACCGCCATGCTGATCTTTATTGCCGGCCTGCAGCAGGTGCCGCAGGAGCTTTATGAATCGGCTACGATTGACGGCGCGGGTCGGGTCCGCAAGTTCTTTTCCATTACTCTGCCACTGATTTCGCCGATGGTTTTGTATAATTTGATTCTGGGCATCATTAACGCCATGCAGGTCTTTACCAGCGGCTTTGTCATCACCAAGGGCGGCCCGGCCAAATCAACTTATTTTTATGTGCTTTACCTTTACGAGGAAGCGTTTAAATATCACAATATGGGCTATGCTTCCGCTCTGGCTTGGATCCTTTTCCTGCTGATCTTTGTCCTGACGCTGATCGTCCTTCGAGTCTCTAAGCAAATGGTCTACTATGAAACGGACCAGAAACGAGGTGCTTAA
- a CDS encoding sugar ABC transporter permease codes for MKQTAKTRKAFLFSLLFYGIATVLALIYMFPLYWMIVSSFKPMNEIFKIPFEWLPKTWTFKHYLAGWRFMGGISFSRVYLNTFFVTVMSVTGTVFTASLVAFGFARINFKGRNILFLILLATMMLPYQVTIVPNYLIFNALGLVDTLPALFIGSFLGGGAFYIFMIRQFFLGIPYELDEAARIDGASTFRIFSQIILPLAKPVLLTVTILSFSSAYNDFFSPLILINSLKNFTVPVAINVFLDEAGAGNIGASIAMTTLSIVPLLILFFSVQKQFMQGVVSSGLKG; via the coding sequence ATGAAACAAACGGCTAAAACCCGCAAAGCATTCCTTTTCAGCCTTTTATTTTACGGCATCGCCACTGTTTTAGCGCTGATTTATATGTTCCCTTTATATTGGATGATCGTCAGCTCCTTTAAGCCAATGAATGAGATTTTTAAAATTCCCTTCGAATGGCTCCCTAAAACCTGGACTTTTAAGCATTATCTTGCCGGCTGGCGTTTTATGGGCGGAATTTCATTCAGCCGCGTTTATTTAAACACTTTTTTTGTCACCGTAATGTCCGTAACCGGCACGGTTTTTACCGCTTCGCTGGTTGCCTTCGGCTTTGCCCGCATCAATTTCAAAGGACGCAACATCCTTTTTCTGATTTTGCTGGCAACCATGATGCTACCCTATCAGGTAACGATTGTTCCCAATTATCTGATTTTTAACGCCCTGGGCTTAGTCGATACCTTGCCCGCGCTTTTTATCGGCTCTTTCCTGGGCGGCGGCGCTTTTTATATTTTTATGATCCGGCAGTTTTTTCTGGGAATCCCCTATGAACTGGACGAAGCCGCCCGAATTGACGGTGCGTCCACATTTCGGATTTTCAGTCAAATCATTTTGCCTTTGGCCAAGCCGGTCTTGCTGACCGTTACTATCCTCAGCTTTTCCTCGGCCTATAATGATTTTTTCTCGCCGCTGATTTTAATTAACAGCCTGAAAAACTTTACCGTACCGGTCGCAATCAATGTTTTCCTGGATGAAGCCGGGGCCGGCAATATCGGCGCATCCATCGCCATGACCACGCTGTCAATTGTACCGCTTTTAATTCTGTTTTTCAGCGTACAGAAACAATTTATGCAGGGCGTTGTTTCCTCCGGTTTAAAAGGTTAA
- a CDS encoding N-acetylglucosamine-6-phosphate deacetylase: MKHILSSPAAVFYGRDLYSSRSLAISTENGKITSIREIPADPSLPLVSPGWIDLQVNGCFGHDFNKAGVQSSDISNAAAKLHSCGVTKFLPTIITNSPERMAAGMAAVHQACLENPITAASVPGIHMEGPWISDQDGPRGAHELACVRDGSLSEFTALQQAAGGKICKVTLAPERNGAIDLIPQLTAQGVRVAIGHSNASRSDILAAADAGASISTHLGNGSHPVLPRHQNYIWEQLAEDRLYAGLIADGHHLPPAVLTAMLRCKGEKAFVVSDCVSLAGLAPGEYSDEIGSSVILAENGRLYMKSTPDILAGSSATLLQNLEFLAGTLKMALKDAVTLVTRRPSEAMGWPDSGTLAVGKKADLTFFDFDFNTGKIQVRQTVVAGVSVYRQDVCTPE, translated from the coding sequence ATGAAACATATTTTATCTTCTCCCGCCGCCGTTTTTTACGGCCGGGATTTATACAGCAGCCGTTCTTTGGCGATCAGCACCGAAAACGGAAAAATTACTTCTATCCGGGAAATCCCGGCTGATCCTTCTCTGCCTCTGGTCTCACCGGGCTGGATTGATTTGCAGGTCAACGGCTGCTTCGGTCATGACTTTAACAAAGCCGGCGTACAAAGCAGCGATATCTCAAACGCTGCCGCTAAACTCCATTCCTGCGGTGTGACTAAGTTTTTACCGACCATCATCACCAATTCGCCGGAACGCATGGCAGCCGGTATGGCAGCTGTTCATCAGGCCTGTCTGGAAAACCCCATTACCGCCGCTTCTGTTCCCGGAATTCACATGGAAGGTCCTTGGATTTCCGATCAGGACGGCCCGCGCGGCGCGCATGAGCTTGCCTGTGTTCGGGACGGAAGTCTGTCCGAGTTTACAGCACTGCAGCAGGCGGCCGGCGGAAAAATTTGTAAAGTCACCTTAGCCCCGGAACGAAACGGTGCCATTGATTTAATCCCGCAGCTAACCGCTCAGGGTGTGCGGGTAGCGATTGGTCACAGCAACGCCAGCCGCTCTGATATTTTGGCAGCAGCTGACGCCGGAGCGTCTATTTCTACGCATTTAGGTAATGGCTCGCATCCGGTACTGCCCCGGCATCAAAATTATATCTGGGAACAGCTGGCAGAGGATCGCCTTTATGCCGGACTGATCGCCGACGGACATCATCTGCCGCCGGCGGTACTGACCGCTATGCTCCGCTGCAAAGGCGAAAAGGCTTTTGTTGTCAGCGACTGCGTCTCTCTGGCCGGGTTAGCTCCGGGCGAATACTCCGATGAAATCGGCAGTTCGGTAATCTTAGCCGAAAACGGCCGCTTGTACATGAAGTCTACCCCCGATATTTTAGCCGGCTCCAGTGCCACCCTGCTGCAAAACCTGGAGTTTTTAGCCGGTACTCTTAAAATGGCGCTAAAAGACGCCGTCACTTTGGTTACGCGTCGGCCGTCCGAGGCAATGGGCTGGCCGGACAGCGGTACGCTGGCGGTCGGTAAGAAGGCAGATCTGACTTTTTTTGATTTTGATTTTAATACCGGTAAAATCCAAGTCCGCCAAACCGTGGTCGCCGGAGTTTCGGTTTACCGTCAAGATGTCTGCACACCGGAATAG